TTGTCCAGGGTGCGGAGGTTGGCTTCGTTGATGCCCAGCACTCCGCTGGCGTAGCGAGTGTCCAGCTCGACCTTTTCTCTGAGATCGGCGGTCACACCGGATAGTTCTGCCACAGGTACCTTTCGTCGGCTTTTCCCCGAACCTTACCAGCGCGAGGTCAGCGCACCGAGGGCACTGAGCGCCACCATCGCCGCCGACGCTGTGCGGTAGACCTCCGGTCCCAGGCGCACGGGCGCGGCCCCCAGCTGGGCCAGCTCCTCGTCCCCGATCCCGCCCTCCGGACCGACGAGGAGGAACAGCTCGTCCACGTCGAGGTCCACGTCCCGGATCCCGGTGGTGGCGGCCTCGTGCAGGACCAGCGCGGTGCGGCCCTCGATGAGCGCGGCCACCTCGCCGGTGCTCAGCGGACCGGTGATCTCCGGGATGCGTGAGCGCCGCGACTGCTTCGCGGCGGCCGTGGCCGCGTCGCACCACTTGGCCAGCTGTTTCTCCGCCTTCGCGCCCCACTTGGACACCGTGCGCTGCGACTGCCACGCGACAATCGCGTCCGCCCCGGCCTGCGTGGCCAGGTCCACAGCGAGCTCCGAGCGCTCGGACTTGGGGATCGCCTGGATCACCGTCACGCGCGGGCGCCGCGGCTGATCCTCGCCCCGCGTATCGACGCCCACCTCAAGGTGGTCCCGGCCTTCGGCCACGAGGATCTCCCCACTGACCCAGGACCCGCGGCCGTCGATAAGCTTCACCCGCTCACCGGGAACCAGCCTCTTGACGGTGACCGCGTGGCGCCCCTCCGGCCCGGTGACCGTGATGCGGTCGCCACCGAGGTCGTCGGCGATGAAGACCGGCAGGCTCATCGGCGGAAGCGGCCACGAAACTTGGAGAAGAACCCGCCGTCGCGGCCGTGGGCGTCCTCGTCATGCACGGAGGCCGACTCGTCGCGGACGTTGCGGATCTCCTCCAGCAGCTCGCGGGTGCGCTGATCCAGGTCGGTGGGGACGACGACGTCGACGTGCGCGGTGAGCCTGCCGGAGGCGTCGGAACGCAGCCGGGGCATGCCCTTGCCGTCCAGAGTGATCTGCGCGCCCGGCTGGGTCCCCTCGGGAACCTCCAGGGTGAGTGTCTCCCCGCCGAGAGTGGTCACCGCGAAGTTGGTGCCCAAGGCGGCGTCGACGGCCGGGACCCGGACGGTGAGGTGCAGGTCGTCGCCCTCGCGCTGGAAGACGGGGTGGCGGTCGACGTTGATCTCCACGTAGAGGTCACCGGCCGGGCCGCCGCCGTGGCCGACCTCGCCCTGGTCCGCCATGCGGATGCGCATCCCGGTGTCGATGCCCGCGGGCACCGCGACGGTGAGGTCGCGGTTCTTGCGCACGCGGCCCTCGCCGTCGCAGCGCGAGCAGGGATCGTCGATCACTTCGCCGAAGCCCTGGCACACGTGGCAGGGCCGCGAGGTCATGACGTTGCCCAGGAAGGAACGCTGCACCTCCTGGATCTCACCGGAACCCTGGCAGTTCTCACAGGTGTGCGGCTTGGTCTTCGACTCGGAGCCCGTGCCGTGGCAGTGGTCGCACAGGACGGCGGTGTCGACCCGGATGTCCTTGCGGACCCCCTTGAAGGCCTCCTCGAGGGTGATGCGGGTACGCAGCAGGGCGTCGTTACCCGGCTGTACACGCGAACGGGGGCCGCGCGGCGCGCCGCCACCACCACCGAAGAATGCCTCGAAGATGTCGCCGAACCCACCCGAGCCGCCGAACCCACCGGGGGCTCCTCCGCCACCCTGCTCCATGGGATCTCCACCCATGTCGACGATGCGGCGTTTCTCCGGATCGGTGAGCACCTCCTGCGCCACGGAGATCTCGCGGAACTTCTCCGCCGCCTCGTCCGTGTCGTTGACGTCAGGGTGGTACTTGCGCGCGAGCTTGCGGTAGGCCTTCTTGATCTCCGCGTCCGACGCGTCCTTGCTCACTCCGAGAATGCCGTAATAATCACGAGCCACAGTAACTGGGTTTCCTTTAGTCAGTAATCACTTGTTATTCGCCGGAGAGGATCCTACCGACATAACCCGCGACAGCCGAGACCCGGGAAATTGTTCCCGGATAGTCCATGTACGTGGGACCCACCACTCCCAGGCCGCCGAGCGTCGTTCCCTCGCCACCGTAGGCGGTGGCCACCACCGAGGTCGAATGCAGCTCCTCGTCCCGGTTCTCCCCGCCGATGTGCACGGCCACGTCCCCCAGCGCTGGGAGGTCGGCCATGAGTTTGAGCACCACCACCTGCTCCTCCAGCGCCTCGATGATGCCCGGCAGGCTCGCCGTCGACTGCCCGCGGGTGAGGTTAGAGGCGCCGGCCATGATGAGCCGGTCGCTCGGCTGTTCCACCAGCGTCTCGATCAGCGTCGTCGCCGAACGCCGCACATGCTCGGCCATGTCCGGGGGCACCGCGCCGGCGAGCTCGGCCAGCGAGTCGGAGGCATCCATCATGGTCTTGCCCTGGAGCGCGGAATTGAGCAGCTCGCGCAGGAGGTGGACCTGTGAATCGTCGATAAGCTCGAGTAACTCGACGTTGCGCTGATCCACCCGGCCGGTGTCCGTGATGAGCACGAGCAGCAGGCGCCGGGGGCTCAGCGCGACCACCTCGCAGTGTTTGACCCGCGCGTTCGTCAGCGTGGGTACCTGGATCACCGCCGCCTGCCGGGTGAACTGGGCCAGCAGCTGGACCGCGCGTTTGAGCACGTCCTCCAGGTCGACGCCCTCCTCGAGGAAACTCATCACGGCACGCTTCTCGGGCAGCGACATCGGCTTGACCGACTGCAGGCTGTCGACGAACGCCCGGTAACCCTTCTCCGTGGGGATGCGCCCCGAGCTGGCGTGCTGCTGCATGATGAAACCCTCGGACTCGAGGACCGCCATGTCGTTGCGGATGGTTGCCGAGGACACCGGGAGGTGGTGGCGCTCCAGCAGTGCCTTCGACCCCACGGGTTCCTGGCGCGAGATGAAATCGGCGACGATGGCACGCAGCACCTCCTGGCGGCGTGCGTCGGCAGTTCCGGCCATGGCTGGCACTCTCCTCCCCTGTTTGCTATTTGGCGAGTGTAACCACGCGCCGGGGTTCAGACCACCCTCACCCGCGGTCCGAAAGACCTACCGAACGAGGCCCGGGAGGCGGTGCATGGGCCTTTCGGTAGGCACTCAGGTACACCCCGAGGTTGCACCGGCTACCTGTGCCGCAAACCTGCGGCCTCGGCCACGCGCGGACCCCATGACCTACCGAACAAGGTCCGGCGCACCACCCGGACCCCTTTCGGTAGGCACTCACTCACCCCACCCTCCCCGCTCACGCAGCCAACGCGCGGACGTGAAGGTCTCGTGCCACTCCCACACGCCGCTCGCCTGCCGCCCGCTAGGTTCCTCGCCGCGCACGAGCCCAAGCACTTGCTCGACGATGAGGTCGGAATGCTCATCGACACACGTCGCGGAGTATCGAAGCACCCGGTAACCGCGGCAGACCGCGTAGTTCTGTTTCCACCGGTCCTGGACGAAGGTCCGGGCATTCTCCACGCCGCCACCGGACTCGCCGGGATCAGTTCCCACAGCATGGTGGGTGTAGGAGTCAATCTCGATGAGAGTCCGGTGCCCCAGGACTTCGCCGTCGTATCGGTAGGGCCCGAGCTGCACGTTCTGCCGGATCTTCAGCCCCGCGGCACGCAGATCCTGGAAGATCCGTCGCTCGGTCTTGCTGTCTCCGCCGACGGCGCTGCCTGCGATGATCGCCCGGAAAGTCTTCGGTATCCGCGGGTGGGCAGCCAGGTCCTCGGCCAGGCGCGCCTCGCCGGTCTTGCCCGGATAACTCTCGGCAAGCAGCTCGCGTGCCAGGTGGGGAGCCCGCTCGTGCGCGCCGATGGCCGCCCGCAGCACGGACACGACCGGCAGCCCGTCCACGATCTCCGCCGCCACATTCTGCGCCTGCCGCACTTCAACCATGCCTTCGAGAGTCCGCGAGCGTCCCCGGCTGCGTTCCACCACCGCGTCCGCCGGAAAGGTGTGTTTCTTGCCCAGATGGATCTCGGCGGCGGTCACCCCGGAAAAAATTATCGACGGATGCCCCAGCACAATCGCCCGCAGCCGCTGATCGCGTCTCACCGGAGCCGTGCAGTAGACCCCTTGTGCCGCCTGGAACAGCTTCT
This sequence is a window from Corynebacterium doosanense CAU 212 = DSM 45436. Protein-coding genes within it:
- the hrcA gene encoding heat-inducible transcriptional repressor HrcA produces the protein MAGTADARRQEVLRAIVADFISRQEPVGSKALLERHHLPVSSATIRNDMAVLESEGFIMQQHASSGRIPTEKGYRAFVDSLQSVKPMSLPEKRAVMSFLEEGVDLEDVLKRAVQLLAQFTRQAAVIQVPTLTNARVKHCEVVALSPRRLLLVLITDTGRVDQRNVELLELIDDSQVHLLRELLNSALQGKTMMDASDSLAELAGAVPPDMAEHVRRSATTLIETLVEQPSDRLIMAGASNLTRGQSTASLPGIIEALEEQVVVLKLMADLPALGDVAVHIGGENRDEELHSTSVVATAYGGEGTTLGGLGVVGPTYMDYPGTISRVSAVAGYVGRILSGE
- a CDS encoding 16S rRNA (uracil(1498)-N(3))-methyltransferase — protein: MSLPVFIADDLGGDRITVTGPEGRHAVTVKRLVPGERVKLIDGRGSWVSGEILVAEGRDHLEVGVDTRGEDQPRRPRVTVIQAIPKSERSELAVDLATQAGADAIVAWQSQRTVSKWGAKAEKQLAKWCDAATAAAKQSRRSRIPEITGPLSTGEVAALIEGRTALVLHEAATTGIRDVDLDVDELFLLVGPEGGIGDEELAQLGAAPVRLGPEVYRTASAAMVALSALGALTSRW
- the dnaJ gene encoding molecular chaperone DnaJ, which translates into the protein MARDYYGILGVSKDASDAEIKKAYRKLARKYHPDVNDTDEAAEKFREISVAQEVLTDPEKRRIVDMGGDPMEQGGGGAPGGFGGSGGFGDIFEAFFGGGGGAPRGPRSRVQPGNDALLRTRITLEEAFKGVRKDIRVDTAVLCDHCHGTGSESKTKPHTCENCQGSGEIQEVQRSFLGNVMTSRPCHVCQGFGEVIDDPCSRCDGEGRVRKNRDLTVAVPAGIDTGMRIRMADQGEVGHGGGPAGDLYVEINVDRHPVFQREGDDLHLTVRVPAVDAALGTNFAVTTLGGETLTLEVPEGTQPGAQITLDGKGMPRLRSDASGRLTAHVDVVVPTDLDQRTRELLEEIRNVRDESASVHDEDAHGRDGGFFSKFRGRFRR